The Aspergillus fumigatus Af293 chromosome 7, whole genome shotgun sequence genome includes the window GTCTCAAGTGACGGTGGTAACAATGGTTCCCAAGGCAGACAGTCCTGATTGACATGTAACGTCTGGAGACGAAGAAATTCCTCTAAAGACCCGAGTTTTGGAACTTGATAGAAGtgttcatcctcgtctctcGGACAGAAGTCAAAGGTAAGAAATTTGAGACTGTCCTTATGCCATGAAAGTGCTCGAATGATTGTCGCAGGATTTGTATCTTCCAAGCAATATCCTGAAGGGGAACAGTAAACGAATGATTCGAGGCGTTTGCAGCTTCGGATTAAGCGTGCAAGGACGGTGTACCGCAACTTGCTGTTCTCGATATTAATGTGACGGAGTAAAAGGTCTCCACAAGCTTGGAGTTCAGGTAGGAAGCCCGGGTGGtattcctcatcctcgcaGTTTCCGAGCGAAAGGGATGATAATTGCTTGAGCTTAAAGATGGAGCTCCAGCATTATAGACTAGTATAGAGAGTCGACCAATACTCAGGATGGATAAATCTATTATAGATAGGCGGGGATGTAAAAGACTGAAGTCGACATAAATATTTTTTGTCTTTCAGTAGGCCCTTGAGAAATTTTGTGAATTGTTGAGCCCCAGGTACCTTGAGATGTTGGAGATTTGGGGTTCTCTCGAGCAGAAACTTGAATATGTCTTGAACTTCGCCGATATCTGCTTGTGGGACGTTCCTGACGCTTATAGATCGTATTTGATCAGTAAGGGAAGGATCCGTCAGGAGCTGCTGGTAAAAGCTCCTCAAACGCCCCAGGCACCGCTCTGGTGGTTCGGTTCCCACCTCAAATGTTCGAAAGAGCAAAGGACGGCTTAAACTTCGCATTTTCCTTGAAACCAAGGATAGCATTGAAAGTGACTTTAAGTCAAGTCTGTCAAGTATATCAAGCAGAATCTCTGTGGGCATAGATTCCATTGTAAACTTGGGGTTGGAGAGGAATAGTTAAATTTTTGGCTCTTAAACCAGGGCATAATCGCCCTTATAAAGCGTCCAGTGCTGCGCCTCAGATCGACGGATGATACATGATTGGTTGAACTGCATAGCCTCGAGAAACATAAAACAAATCCCGCGACGATATAGAACAAATTACATTGTATATCAATGCCTTGGCATTGGGGTTTAGAAGCAGACGCGTCTTGCAGGGTGGAAAGAGATTTCAGCCCGTGGTGTACTACATGAAAGCCTTCATGTCTGTTCATTGAAGCGTATTACATTGTATTTGCGGATGGACAGCACTGCTGCTTGAACTGTAGTCTTTTTCTCTGTCCTTACCGGCATTGTCTGGATTGAGTACAACGACCCTCTAGCCCAGCTTGCCATTGTATGGTGGGTTGCAACTCGAAATCCTTCTCCACTGACGTCTTTTCTGCGTCAGGTATAGGAGGGAGAAATCATGTTGATTCGCTCAGAAAACTCCGATAGCACCAGTCCTATGCAATTCGCGCCGCATTGTCTATAAAAAGAATCAATGGTCAGTTAAGCTCCCAGGCAAGCGATAAATTCCGTTCTCACGAAAAGCAAAGGAGAGTCAGGCGGGACGCGACGAGCGACAACTCACAGGCGCAAAAAGGAGGTGGCGAAGTGCAGAACACGGAAAGTTCAGTCCAATGGCAAAAATGCCTCAAGCGCTTGAGTCAGAGGACCGCGCAAAGGTGGGAAAAATACAACAGAAGTTGGCCATGATTCGAGTGGGCAAGGAGGAAGCTTTATAGAGACGCACCGAGATGCCAAGCCTCAGCTGCGCGCTTTCCCCGAATAGGCACGCTATACCGCTTCTAGTAATTCGCCGTCACCCaagtatacggagtagatgcaCCGGCACAAATTCGAGGAGGCTTGCTTAGGCCTTAGAGAAGTGGGCCGAACAGTTGATCGCAGTTGGCCCATTTGCGCACCATTCTTTGTGGGGCGGTGTAATTAGCGAACCAACATCAGTCAATGATCAGAAAATCCTGACGGTTATTACAGGCGAATCTTTAAAGTCCAAGACGGACCGCACCATCTTTCTATCCCTGCAATGGAGGTTTTGCCAGATTGGCCAGGTATATCCAGATTTCCTTTGACTATTAATCACTTTTATATCTACGGCAAGGTGAACTGATCTGTTCCATTACATCAGGGCGACTTTAGAGCGCCGCCTTACAGTCTTGTGATTCTCCAATTTCCCACCATCTTGCGATAAGGAGAGGCGTGATACCATTACCAGGAATGATCGTTCATCATACTGGCATTGTGGTGCTGAGGATTAAATCAAACCAAATTTTGCGTCTAATCAATTTTCAACGATTTACTACCTGTTCCCCGTCAagtaagaagaagaacaaagtGGTGACCAGGTTCCCCACCAAGTCTTCAGGGACTAGGAAACACGCTCTTCATCCACGATGCATCCATGATGCATGGAAGTGGTGGACGGTTATGAATCTTAATTCCCAGGTACTGTTAGATAGACTGATACTCTGTCGATTGTTCGTAAGAAAGTTTAAGGCGGCTCCATATTGAGACCTACGGCGTCTACGTTGACCTAGGATATCAATATTCCAAGGGATCTATGTCCGCTTCGCATGAGCTGCGCCATATCTCACATTTTCCAGAGTAGAAGATTGATAACGGAGGACTGCGCGTTTCCATGGAAATTAGAGCTGCGATTTTGGGGACGTTGTCATCTACCATGACCGCGGACGCGTATTGAGAGTGTCAGACATAGCTCACACTCGGGGCATTCTAGGTACGCGAATTGTTTCCGAGCGTGTGCACCAATATGTAAGTATCGGGTTCATTCGTGGTATAGGAATAAGCTATGACGGCGTATACTCTGGTAGAAACCGATGGTGGAATAAAAGAGTGGTGAGCTCTTTAGGATAGGACTTTTCAGACTGTCGTCGCGGTTCTTGTCCATCGCTGCCGACTCAACAGTATCTAGTGGATAATGCAGGACAAGTAACTACTTGATGCTGCGCAGTATTTGCATACACACAATTTTCCGACCAAACCCGGCGATTTGGATGGGTCGTGGTAGATCCCTGTAACCGAGTTCTACTAAAGGCCGACATTTAAAGTTTCAGAATATCATCCTCAAAATGGTCTTTTGACAAATCAACGCAACTGAGCGCAGTTGAGCAGGTAGGGGCACGCCTTAAGTGACCAGAAATTAACGCACGAATGACCTAAATAATACTAGCTTAGGGTTGCTTCTATTTCCTCTCTGGGCCAAATCGCGCAGCTAATACGCTGACCCTCTTATTCTCTCCATCTTTCCCCCACCAAATGTTCCATGATCTCCCTCTAAAATTGGCTTGATTTTGTAGCAGAGAATTACTGCCGAAGAAAATGTCGGAGAATATTGATTCTGGGCATCCACAAGAAAGTATCTCGAATTCTTCAGTGAGAACCTTATGCGAAGAAGTGAATTTTACGGCTCGCTATTATGAGAGTGAGCTGCAGTCAATTACACGTGAGAGCTCCTCTCTAAATGTGACGCTGCGGGAATTGAAGAGATACACATCTGTCTTAAGTCAGGGTGGTAGTGTTGCTCTGCACAGAGGTGAAGCATTGATAAGCGCACAACTATCGGAGCAAGTAGAAAACCTCTTTACTCATAAAACCTAAGTGGAAGGGCCTCATAAATCGTGGCGAGACATTGTGCTCTGGGCCGGACCTATCCCAAAACATGTGTGCTCTGCTACTGTACACAACTTACTGTTGGGGATACTCAGATAGAGCTGCACAAAGATAATCTCGAGCTTCTCTGTTCTGGTAAACCATAGGAATTTCTTTCTCCCTGGCCCTTCCCTGGTAACTTTAAAAAAGAATTGCAAGTAGTCGAAGAACCCCTGGCAGATGTTTGGAAGATCAATGATATATTCAATAAAGGTCTGTAGGCCCATCATTCATACCTTTTCTATGGGGCTAATAGGGATACAACCAACTAGTTATGAGTAAAGCATCTACGCTTGAGCAACACCTCTCCACCCAAAGAGAGCTTCTTTTGCATGACCGCATCAACAAAAGTTGTACCACATCCGAGGATACTGCGATTATTTACACTCCGGAAGCTGGCTCCCATAATCCCTATGAAATCTGGCCGCCTCATGTGTGTGAAATTACGGTGTACCTAAATGCGGATAACGCCAATGCAGACATACAGGCTTCCCGGTTTGCGAATTCAGTGATTCCCAAACATGACCGGGCCCTGATCATTCCCACAAAAGTCGTCGCGATGGATCTGAGCGAAGAACATACCAATGGTTCGAATACTAAGAGCCTTCAGAAATCGCCCATGGACCAGTGTTCAACACCTCTTGGCCGGACGGACCGATCTAAtccgatgatggcgacaGTAAATGCATGTATGTGACAGCCTGTCCACACCGAGCCGTAGGCATGATAAGCTGAACTTAAAAGTACTCAGCGGTACGTCTATTGCAAACATCATCACGATTCCCGGTACGGAATCAATCACATCGACAAATGAGAGGAGATATATGCCTGTCCTCTTCCACAGGCTTGCTACGTAGGTCAAGCACGTATGAGACATTGTCCATCTTGTACACTGATTTATAGGTTCAGGGCAATGAATGACCAGCAAAACAAGCGAATCATACGGTGGTCAGAGGATGGAAACACCGTGGTTATTGTGAATGAGCAGGTGCTGACTACGAAGCTGCTTCCCGCTTTCAATATACCCAATTATTTCTCCTTTACCCAACAGCTAGAAAAGCTTGGTTTCCGGTGGGTTGAGCAGGGCTATGAGCACCCATGTTTCACACGCGACATCCCCGAAGGTCAGTTCCACTCCATTCGAGGGAACGACCGAACGTCTTTGCCGTCATCTTCTACGGATTATCAATTGATCTGGCCCTCAAACGTCGCAAATCTACGGACGCCTAGCTCTATCTCAGTGACGGAAACGTCGGCGGGCGACGGCAGTGTATGGTCTTCCCCAAGTGACATACAGCCTTTGAGTGCAAGACATGGTGCCCCGAGCGGTGGTGTTTCTTGTGGAATCAACTATAGGGTGGCcaaacgaggaagaaaatcaAAGGCTCAGCATGCGAACCGAGCAGTTTAGTGACTGAGGCTTGGAAATTATGATCGCCACAATCTACCTGGCAGCCTAATAGCTATGTTGACTCAATATCTCACACCGCAtcaagaaaataaaaaagaaagaagggaGGTGTTAGACAAACGCCAGCGAAGCCTCTGGCATTCGTATACCTTAACCTAGCCATCTCAAAGGTCATAGTTAAGCCATAACTCCGTGACAGATAAATGTCGGTGTACTGAGACGTGATAGCTCCACACTCGTCGTATAGCCCTGAGAAAGATCCTGCATGAAGAGCTATATATCAGGCATTGACCTTTATCAGGAAAAGCTCCAGAGGCGTTGCCTGTAAGGGAAATAACCAGCTATCCATAGCTCTGTAAGCCGCGATTGATGTTAAAGTTCGATGTAATAGGTGTGTAGTACAGCACCTTCGACCACAGCTCTTCAAAGGAGGCTTCTTAAGACGGAATATAGGTCGAAGAAAGTGTCTGGTTCGGTCCACTGTGAAGGAAATGCATCGGCAGTAGCCCGAGAGAGTCTTCTGAGGATTACGTGCAAGTTGAGATATCAAGTTGAGATATACCGAGTATATTATTCATGGGCGTTCAAATTCATGCTGGCAAGAAGTTGTGACTTGCTACAACCGGCTagctctgcagcttctctggCAGCTGTATTAGCGTTAAACCATTGGCTTAAACAAAGACCATTGACTGGCCATGCTATCAATCATCTCCGTATTCACTGTTTTCACCATAAGTCGACTGTGCTGATGTCCGCCTTTGAGGCCTTTGCCACCATTTTTACGTTTGCGTTGCCTAAGTGTTTGAGATTTTGGAGACACGCTCGCCAGATGTGATGTATCCATGATGTATGGCGACTATGGACAGTTCTTTCCCAAGTTCTGTCAGATAGACTTATTATTTCTGTGTCGATCATTCGTAGAAGAATGTAACCGTTctgattctgcgaaggttATCAAAGTAGACAATGGCTTTGACACAAATGATGTCTAGCCtatttttcttcttgttcccCAGTGTCCTAATACACCCTCTGCTAAAGCTCTTTGGTTTTGGACTTCTGGGCCCCCAAGCCGGTGAGTAACCGCGAGGACAGAGACTTGGACCTGTTTTCCTTGTGTGAAAGGCGTCGTCGTGTTAACGCTCCAAGGTTCTTTCGCTGCATTTATACAATCATGGATCGGCAATGTGCCAAGATACGGGGTTTTCGCTTTCCTGCAAAGTGCAGGCATGAATGGATGTGGTTTTGCATGGACAATGAATATGGCTCGCGTCGGAGTCGCTCTTTTGCTGAGAAAATGGTTGCCCGTTGAAGCTACAATGGCTTTTTTTGAGCTGGTCATCTAGCTCCATCAAGGAAAAGTTTCGAAATCCAGCGGTTCGTGGACAACTTCTACTGTCGAGAGCGCTTGCAAGTCCATTCCTGGCCATGATTCCTTGAAGTATATGGTCTATTATCCGACGGATGGATGTTTGTTGTACTGTCTGGTGTAGTGAAATCGCTCCATTGAACTTGGTTAGATGCTGCAAAACAATATGATTCAGCCTTCAGCAAAACATGCGCGGGGTGAGCTCGCACGATGATGAGATTTTCAGCCGTTCAAATATCTCACAGTGTGTTGCCAGGACTTCTACTCCGTTAGATTCTCGATAAAGCGTCATTACTCGGACGTGGACTGGCTCCCTAGTGATATGACTAAACCTTTCTGGGTTCTGACGGAGATCAAGATTAGGAGAGGAGCATCTAAGGCAGTACAGTTTTATCGCTAGACACTTGATTCAAAATTCAATGCTTCCATCTGACTCGTAGGTATCGGCAGCCATCTCGTTCCTGAGCTGCTCAATGGTATGTTTGGTCTGCTCGATGGTATTTTTGTAGCCCTTGATCTTTCTTTTAAGGTCAATTACATCGAGCTCGTGCCTCACTTTTGCATCGCGTATTGCATAGAATACGCGGTTCTTCTTGTCGATAATGTGTTGAAGAAAAGCCGCAGAAAACCTCCCTAACTTCAACCCCATATCGATGAATGGCAGCCAATCGTCCTCAAGCATTCGATCAATATTGTCTGCTAATTGCTTCTCGATAACAAGATGGAGACCGGAGAATTCGTTGCTTTTCCAGATCTCTTCCACAACACGACCCCAGGGCTCTGTGCGCTGAGAGCTCCAAGCCCAAGCCCTGAATTCAGCTTTCGCCGACTCTTCGAGAGAAGTGATATTGTATTTATCGGCAATCGCATATACTTTTAGGTTTAGTAGGGCACGATCCTCCCCATAGTCTTCCAAATCTGGTCTGGTGTCTTCGTAGTTTTGCCCATACAGATGCTGGACCATGATGTTTATCGCCTCGGGGTCGTCATCGGGTAAACTAATTTTTCCAGTCTTGCCTTCCTGATGCTGTTTAGCCACTTTTAAATACAAAATTATTTTCGTTGTCTCTCACGAGGAAGTTGTCGTGACACATAGCGGCCAGGACTTCGGACTGAGCACTTATGATCGCTCGGTGGACCCGGTGATTGTATGCACCACAAGAAATGGTGATATCTGAGTGTTCACTTGAGGTCATGATTCGCTTCAATAGCGAGCGAAGGCCGTCAGAATCGGACATACTGGTACTGAGCTCGGAATGCTATGGAGAATGTGTGAGATTGCAAGGGATAATGTTCAATGCGGGGTAGAAGCAGTCGCTTTTGACGATTTTCTGCGCTTACATCACCTTTACTGGAGTAGACTACCTAACTATTCCGCACTACATTAGTCGTGGCATGTAGACCCAACAAACAGTCAAAAGTTGGTACAGTATCCATATTCTGGATAACTTCCAATGTAGATAACGGCCGTAATGATTCAAAGAATGATGCCACGGGTCGGCACGAATGTTGAATATAATCGTATTCGTTACGAATCTGCGTTTGTAGTGTCTTCCTCAGTGGCGCGTCCTACATCTCCCGCATCATATTGATCCCCATCCTATTATACTGTCCTCGACCCGAAGGCTAGACTCCGTATGACAGTGCCTGCTCTACGCTTCCTGTGCGGCTTAGTAGGCCCAAACCATGTACGACGCAAACGGCTTTCACAATGTCTACTTTTTCTCCCTTCCCAAGGGGAGCGCAAGGCGAAAAGCAACGCTACGTCCAAGCTCGCGGGTGCGATTATTGTCTCTCTTGtgatcattcttcttctaaGGTCTATTACACTTTGATTTTGGGCCGTAAGTGTACAAAACACCAAACCCTAGGACCGGGCATCGACCACCTGTGAGGATGTGTCACATAGATTCAGCGTTAACTGGCTAAGTGTGTATGACTATGCGCCTCCTCAGACATATTTACGTAGTCTTAAGGGATTTTAGCGCGACGTTATTTGCTAGTCCTACACTGATCTAAACCTCAAACCATGCACTTATTACCTTTATCTTCTAGCATAGTGTTTATCTCTTAATATAAAATCTAGTTAAGGACTGCGGTTGCACACAGTAGATTAGTCCTTTTTACTGCGATTACTGTGATCAGCTGGCCCCAGCCGCCTAACCTGTGGAAGTCTCCATGGAACAAGGTCTCGCAATGTATGTCCGCAGATGACGAAGATAATTGGAGCAACCAACTCTCTTAAGTATGTCGCTCCTCAGATCAGACATCAACACTATAATATAACATGACATCTATAGCATATTATCATCACCCTTAGGGTTTACTTCAAACTGTCAACCTGCAAAGCATTAGCACTGGTAATAAAGGTTTTTAGTGATAATGAAATAGGTTCTTGATCTTTCATACATTCTTGTTAGAGACCAGTCTCTATCCCCTGTAGCTTTATTGTAAGTTTTAAAAATTAATAGAAGTTGCCTTTCTTAGACAAACTTACAACACACAACAGGCTCTATCTGACTCCTTGCTTGACGCAGAAATTGGGGCAGTGAGCCATCGTTAGCTCTCAGCCGTATGGAGTCTTGGTCGGTGGGATTAGAGAGTTCTGGTAAGAAGTCATGCATGTCTGAATCATCATATATGCCCTCAATCAGGAGATCTTCCAAAGACGGCAGCTCGATTGTTAACAGATGGCGCAAGAGATCTACCGAATGCTGTAATATCAGGCTCGGGAGTTTGATTCTGCACTGGGGGCTGGGGCACAATAGATTTGAAAAACTtgcttcaatctcctcaatATTTTGGCTTTTGAAGGTCCAGAAGATCAAAGTCTGACCAGCTTATGGTGACACGTCTTAAGGCCAGTGTCTCTCCTGAGATGAGCAGGCTCTGTGAGTGTGAGTTCATGTTCTCCAGCCTGAATGTTGATAGCTAAGGGAGTGTTGACAAGTCCACTTCAACACAGCCAAAATTACAGTGAGAATCCTCGTAGCTGATTGTCAGCTTTCAAAGCGCTGGCAACTCTGAGATAACTATTGTGTTCGTAGAGGCTTGGTGAACCTCAAGACCTTCCAGAAACTGAAATAGGTAAAATGAGCCTATATTAGGGAAGAAGCTCAGGATCCCAGGAAACATGTTACTAGGATCACGGTGTCCATCCAGTGCCAATGTCCCATCGCCATTATAGGTTGAATATTGGTCGCACTCGATTCTGGGGAACGTTAAATGAATGCAACAGTAGGCGGTAACGCGGTGGTGATGTGGGGGTGGGAGGTAATCTTACAAACACCGTTTCAATTTAGGTATTCTACGCAGTAGACTGAATATAGCTGGTTGCAATACTGGTGCAAATGTTTACActtctcatttcttttctgaAACCTAATCCAGAACAGAGCTAAACCTTAACTAGCAAGGCCATGGAATATCTATCTTCCGTGTATTCTAGTGATACAGTATAAAACTGTAACTAATGTGTAACGATGACATACCGACATACTGTACGGGCGATCCACGTTTGGCTGGAAAGCCTGGAAGGTTCCATGCAAACTAGCTAAACCCGCCAGGCACTATGGAGTATGCCTGGCGGATCTGATAAACTGTCAACAGCCGCCTTCCGTTCCTGTCTTGCCATCCTGGAACTCGGTGCTTGCTGCAGGCCATGCAGGAGCTAAGTGATGCGTGATGATCAGATTAATCAAGTGAATTTTGTTTTGAGCATTCCTCAATCTGGCGAGATGCGTATCGGAAAAGCCATATCAGGACCGCCTCCCTAAAGCTCCATGGTTACCCTCTTCCAGTTCGTTTAATTGATGTTTCAACTTGCATTTACGGCagccctcatcttctttcaTGTCATTACATTAGTAAATGTATGCTTAGCCATCTTGGCGTCTCAGATAGCCCCCACGTTATAGCCTCGCTTCGCAGCCCAATTCACCCACCCTTAATCTTGCATCACAATGACAGCAGGCTGTACTCGGTGCTGTAGAGTGGTTGTACCTTGAAATCCACTGGTCGTGGCCTTTTCACGTTGTTCAAATCGGGTCTTACATTCTTGTAGATCCCTATCAGATCCATTGGCCAGGCTGGAGAGTGTTACGTAATCAAATACCATTTGTTGCGTCCTCCAGAAGCCTGGTCAATCGCACATTGCAAGCAGCAGTCTGGGCTTCTCAGAAGCACCTGTGGAAACCCGCCTTCCGGGATCTCCAGTAGATCAACCAATGCGCGCCATCGAGCAGCTGCACTGCTGTCGGTTAGGCAAATCGAAAGTCGAGCAGAAGCCTCTTCCGAACTATGTGCCGCGAGAGCAGAGCCGTCTATTGCCACTGATCCAGGAGGAAGTGTGACATGGTCTTTCTTTCGCACTGGAtgagggcaagaagatttTGTATTCTGTATAATCCACAGGCCGCAGAAAAGACGGGAATAGTTTGTTCTTAGCACGCGGGAGGTGCTGTCGCTGGCATTGCGTTGTATTTTAAGTCGAAGACCGACAACGAAACTGTCTCCATTTTCGCCGATAATTGGATCAGAAAACATAACTCTCTCAGAACAGTTCAGTGAAATCTTATCATTTGCTTTCCCAACTATTTGGGACGGGAAAGCATCACTGTCTAAGTCCCATAATGCGAAGCTATCCACGATTCGATGTTTGCGGACAGAGCGCCTGCATGGAACGCCCTTTTGGATCCTTACGTGACCAGGCTCTGCAGCACTATGTCATCAGCAAAATAAACAGCTCACATCTATTAGAAACGTAAATCATACCCATATAGCTTGGATCTACTTCGCACAGAGTAGTCATAAACATACTCCATCCTCGATCGCTTAGGAGACAGACGTTGGCAAAATCCGTCTCTCCGGTGTCTCCCACCATCAGTAGCGCCAACAATTCAAAAAATCGGTTTTTTCTACTGGAATTAGGTCTTCCCCGTTCCAAGACCACACATTATGGTAGAATTCTGTCATCGTTACTGGCGCTGCTGCAGAGATAAGGAAATCAGAAGCGATGTCCATCTCAGTGACATGTGAGAATGCAACGACTGTGCTAGCAAGTTGCACGGCAAGGAAAGTCACACGGTTCCAGACTCTAGTCGAGTCATGGCACTCCTTCAAGATTGGAATGAATGATCTCGGCGGTTTTGCCAAGGGGTTAACGCCCTTGAAAAGCTGCACATAATCATCTATCGTGTTCTTGTCAAGCTTCTGGTCAAAGAGCACTCGCGCAGCTTCAAATACTGCGCTCTCCGGAATGCTATGTTGTAATTttatctcttcatccttctcatcacggttggatgaagagatgTTCTCTTCTGAAGAGTCTGAGCGGTTCACACTGCGAAGAGGCTCGACTCTATAGAGCTTTTTCGAAACACAGATGGCGAATGCGCATATTATTAGACTGACCTCGATAACAAGTCTCTCCACCTGTTCCTCATCATTGAACTCCTTTCGAAGTATCCTTTCTGCGTATCCTCTGGCAGGTCTCTTCAGCGAGGACTGGATTTTCTCTTCGTCCGGTTCAGGTTtcagagaaagaagctctTCGCCTGCAGAAGATAGCAGAGTAATCGTATTGTCTTTCCAGGTATGGTCTGGGTCGAATTCAACTACAACTTGTTCAGGTGCTAAGCCAAATCGAACGTCCTGATAAGGGCGCTCGCTTTTGGTCTTGACAAGGACGGACAAGCCAAGAATATGATGCGCCCACACAATAATCGAACAAAGACCGCTTTCGGTACGTATATCCACGAAGTGGTCTGGCATATGCTGCACTAGAGGGAGCATGCCGAGTAAGCCCTCAAAAATCACTCGAGGTATCCCCTCCATTCTGTTTTAAGTGTCAGACGCAGAATCGCAACGAACAAGGGGCTAAAGACGAATTGGGTGTGCATACGATGCATCGGTGCCTAAGGTAAGTGTCTCCCTAACAGCATCTAAGTTACGGCACCAATCGTACTCAGCCGTTTGATCCTGACAAGCTTGGAGAAAACCTTGAATCAACATATCGGCCGGCGCGTCCCTCGCAGTTTCGCTATGGTGCCCCCTAGTGTGCTTTTGTGAGGCTACAGTCGCTCGGTTCTGCAAAAATTGCGACAGCACAGCCGCTAAGGAGGCCTTGTTGTGAACGCATGCGAGGAATGAGCCTATCTCAACAAATTATTAATCACCATTACTAAACCCCCCCATGAGTCAGATTGACGTTGATCAAAAAGTGTGCAAAATATGACAATACGTTCACAAAGACCGAAAAACTAACATTGAACGACAGTTGAGAAATAAATTGTGTTCTGGCTTTTGAGAGCCCGAAGGACAGTCGGCCCTGGTCCAGATTGAAGGAAGATGCCGTCGCATAGCGTGCGAGGTGCGGAAGAGTTTGCAACAATTGTCCGAAAGGAAAATTCCATTTGCGTTGCGATGCGCGAATGGCCAAACAGCTCTGCaaaatcctcttccacaacaATATCCGAACCGGAACTCTGTTATGCCGTGTTCAAATCAAATCGTCAAGTTTCCGTATTTTCAACCTACCTGTAATTCTCTTGCGAGCTTCATTGCCTTCGCATAGCCGCtctcagcagcagagacaATTGGGGGAATTAAGCTCATCAGTTCCAAAGACAATGTAAATTGATTCTGAAAGGCCATGATGTTCGTGGTGTGGCAGAGGCAAGCCTTGAGCGAGTACTGTATACAGATGAGGAAAGAAGCCAGCTGCCGTGCGGAAGGTAGGGGATATACCCCCGCCCTGAGAGGCTCTTATCTCATATAGACCAGGTAAGACTGCAAGAAATGAGGGGTGCGGGCAGTCCGATTCGATTAGAGTATCACTAGCACTGCAGGTAATGTTGGGTATCATTGCATTCGCAAACAATTGGCCAAAGACGTTCTTTGAGTGCGGGGTTGCAGGAAGACAAGGGAGCGAAAAAATACGGGCCAGCATAACAACATAAGCCCGAGTTTAAGCAAGCTGCAAGATTTCATGCAAGCCGATAGCTGGAGTGCCTGGCGGATCTGGCAAACTGTCAACAGACACTGTCCTGTCTGTATCCTGCCATCCTGGAGGTGCTTACTACAGACTATGCAGGAGCTAAGTGGCGCAGCACAAATGACTCtgcttattattattcttagcTTGTCAGCATCAGTCGTCCGAAGATAAGATAAATTCTCGTTGAAATGATGTTAGGCCTCTTGGTGAATAGTCCGTTCGTGAACCAATTTCTGACAGACGCGTTTCAGGAACATTGTTATTCCGAAGGCCTGTGCCTTAGCTGCATCCTTCAGACCGTGGCTGGTAGTCACGTGCAAACGACA containing:
- a CDS encoding BTB/POZ domain-containing protein produces the protein MSDSDGLRSLLKRIMTSSEHSDITISCGAYNHRVHRAIISAQSEVLAAMCHDNFLEGKTGKISLPDDDPEAINIMVQHLYGQNYEDTRPDLEDYGEDRALLNLKVYAIADKYNITSLEESAKAEFRAWAWSSQRTEPWGRVVEEIWKSNEFSGLHLVIEKQLADNIDRMLEDDWLPFIDMGLKLGRFSAAFLQHIIDKKNRVFYAIRDAKVRHELDVIDLKRKIKGYKNTIEQTKHTIEQLRNEMAADTYESDGSIEF